A window from Shewanella livingstonensis encodes these proteins:
- a CDS encoding HU family DNA-binding protein — protein sequence MNKKQLTQSMANKMDIPQAQAKQQLEQILAVIHQGLAEGEKIYIPQFGTFELRFYLPKLGRNPQTGATIEIDGFNQPSFKASPALKALINT from the coding sequence ATGAATAAAAAGCAACTCACTCAATCCATGGCTAATAAAATGGACATTCCTCAAGCTCAAGCTAAGCAACAACTTGAACAAATTCTAGCGGTTATTCATCAAGGTTTAGCAGAAGGCGAGAAAATTTATATTCCACAATTTGGCACATTTGAGTTGCGTTTTTACTTACCTAAATTAGGCCGTAATCCACAAACTGGCGCAACAATAGAAATTGACGGATTTAATCAACCCAGCTTTAAAGCATCACCCGCATTAAAAGCATTGATTAACACTTAA
- a CDS encoding L,D-transpeptidase family protein gives MFNKQKRSVIASIMSIVLLCLSPLSLASTQDKFDNLIQHLQLQYLAEPTAQRAQYLAILQTKSVAEQLEYIDYIQYSVADFWHTRQVLLAFDTIDHMASLQEKNIALEPSVDDYLGVINYLRKLMWLSQTQDWQAITPEGLLRPGDSHPSIKQINQRLWLLGDANEYLADEIIYLPELEQSVKRFQSRHGLKADAVIGPKTLFWLNQTPQQRAVLLAKSFVEKTTYLSQLPQPYLLINIPAFQMVLVDDNQVVLSSKVIVGKSYRQTPVMTGQISNIIINPTWTVPRQLLRQDILPQIKHNGHYFADRHFDVFDYEGHRIDKTPEQWQQAALGRFPYRVVQRPGSDNALGRYKFHFNNDQSIYLHDTPSRSLFLKSARDLSSGCVRIEKVQQLADWFAKNLVIDKRSWSRLQSNYTQTQWFSLSSSLPVHMVYWRAWVDEQHVAQYRDDIYQLAPLEPVGLLSHKVSNIGTVQ, from the coding sequence ATGTTCAATAAACAAAAGCGGTCTGTAATAGCCAGCATAATGAGCATAGTGCTTTTGTGTCTGTCGCCATTGTCATTGGCCAGCACTCAAGATAAATTCGATAATTTGATTCAACATCTGCAATTACAATATTTGGCAGAACCTACGGCGCAGCGTGCACAATATTTAGCAATACTACAAACTAAGTCAGTTGCAGAGCAATTAGAATACATTGATTATATTCAGTATAGTGTTGCCGATTTTTGGCATACCAGACAGGTGCTGCTGGCATTTGATACCATTGATCATATGGCTTCATTACAAGAAAAAAATATTGCATTGGAACCTAGTGTGGATGATTACCTAGGCGTAATAAACTATCTACGTAAGTTAATGTGGTTATCGCAAACCCAAGATTGGCAAGCCATTACTCCAGAGGGGCTGTTGCGCCCAGGAGATAGCCATCCAAGTATTAAGCAAATTAATCAACGTTTGTGGCTATTGGGTGATGCGAACGAGTACCTTGCTGATGAAATCATTTATCTGCCGGAATTAGAACAAAGCGTTAAACGCTTTCAGTCTCGACATGGATTAAAGGCTGATGCTGTTATTGGCCCTAAAACTTTATTTTGGTTAAATCAAACGCCGCAACAACGCGCCGTGCTATTAGCAAAAAGCTTTGTTGAAAAAACCACTTATTTAAGTCAATTACCTCAACCTTACTTGTTGATTAATATTCCGGCCTTTCAAATGGTATTAGTGGATGATAATCAAGTGGTGTTGTCATCTAAAGTGATTGTGGGTAAATCGTATCGGCAGACTCCGGTGATGACGGGACAAATTTCGAATATAATCATCAACCCGACTTGGACGGTCCCTCGACAGTTATTACGCCAAGATATTTTGCCGCAAATTAAACACAATGGTCATTACTTTGCAGATAGACATTTTGATGTGTTTGATTACGAAGGTCATCGTATTGATAAAACCCCCGAACAATGGCAACAAGCCGCATTAGGGCGCTTTCCTTATCGAGTGGTACAGCGCCCCGGAAGTGATAATGCTTTAGGCCGATATAAATTTCATTTTAATAATGATCAAAGCATCTATTTACATGATACCCCCAGTAGATCGTTATTTTTGAAATCAGCAAGAGATTTATCATCTGGTTGTGTTCGAATTGAAAAAGTACAACAGTTGGCAGATTGGTTCGCAAAAAACTTAGTAATTGATAAGCGTTCTTGGAGTCGTTTGCAGTCTAATTACACTCAAACTCAATGGTTCTCATTATCGTCATCTTTACCTGTGCATATGGTTTATTGGCGAGCTTGGGTTGATGAGCAACATGTAGCTCAGTATCGAGATGATATTTATCAGTTAGCCCCCCTAGAGCCGGTGGGTTTATTAAGCCATAAAGTCAGTAATATAGGCACTGTACAATAA